TATCATTCtgttcaaataataaatgtcgaaaaaataaaattactggtCGAAAATGGTTAAAATTACTACTCCACCCCTGCATTCGAGTTGGGATTTCAGTGGGCGTACTTCTTTTTTGGGTTTGaaagccatctctctctctctctctctcacacacacacaatctGGCGAGGAACAATCTCTATGAGCCGGCTTTTCTCTTCCCCTCTCTGCAATCTCTCTATATTTGAGAGAAGGGCTACTGGGTATTCACTGATTTCATCTCTCCATTCTCGTATCTAAATCTACAAGTTCCGGCCAAGTCTCGCGAGGCGCATTTGGCCAGTGTCGCTGGAGAAAGGTGCGGTCCTAATTTTGTTTCATCTCATTAGATCTTGTTCTGGTCTCCCAAAAGATGGTTCCTAGAGCTTGCTAcgatctttttctcttttaatttgttggGTTCTTAAGATAACCTTGTTGTTGTTTTCAATCTGTTTAGAGGGGTCTTGATTTatggttctttttctcttgcAAGTTTAATCTCTTGCCTGATATTCTTTTTCTGATTTTTCTCATAAACCCATTTAGGGTTTGATGAGAAaaactgtgtgtgtgtgtttgtgttgtTTGAAAAATACATTGGGTGCTTTGGACTGTAACAATTACATTGTTCTCTTATATCTTGTGAAAATAGTTAATTTGTAATCAcaatttatgtttttgttatggATGCCTTTTGCCTTGTTAGTTTGTTCATGAATGGAACAAGGATTTAGCAAAAGTGGCAAAGAAAGACCAAGAAAGGCTTGGTCAGAGGCACTTCGctttgatattaattatatgagcCCTGCAGAAGATAAAATGTCAgatagaaatgaatggaaaGCTAGACTTCATGTATGATCACACATAGTGGTATAAAAGCTCTGTATGCTGTTGTTGTTGTGGTAGCTTCTCTATGAACTCACTGgttgcattttcattttctgtttaaATTGTCCTTGAAATGTGACTTTTATCAACTGATGATTTTCAAATCCACAAGTAGTATTCTTGATATTTGGTTGTGCAGTTCTCTTGAGCTCATTTTTTTCCGTACAGGTATTCAGCTAATATCATATGACTCTATTGTCTTGATTCACTGAGCTCCGAGAGGTTTCTTGACTCATTTGAACTACCTTCCATCATTTGTTCTGCCTATACAACTGATcgtataaaagttatttttggaTGGCACGCTTCATTTTGTATCTTTGAATTATAATACTTGAACTTACTTTACTTTCAACTTTGCAGCATTGGCTTGGTTGTCAGACCTGAAATTGGCCTTTTGAATTAGAATTTGTTGTTAccaattttattgttttgaatgtGGAAAGTTGTTATTTGTATTcaatatattcatataaatatCAATCTGTGGAATTGCTTTGACTGTAGAATCTTGGCACCTGATTCCATGATGTGCTTGTCAGATAATTTCATGGCttcctttatttataatttacctttccttaaccTTTCAATGGGGGGAGGAGGCAGCGAACAGTGGTCTTCTTagtttgatagtagttataattATTTAGTTCCAATACATGTTGAGAACAGTAGTTAGTTCTATCTGAATTTGTACGAGTTCATCTTACTTCTTTTGGCCATGGAAattgtttgtgatgaaaaataatCCGTtccttaattttgatattttgccAGGTGATTTGAATACAACTGACACAACCAAGAGTCCTCATAATTTTAGGAAGTTCTTCAAGTGATTCCATTATTGTAATGGACTTCTTGTTCATAATTTGTCTAAACTATAAACAGATGGCGCAATTTGACCATCTTTCTTGTGTTCAGGTTTTCTTCATAGTCCTCAATTATGGAGGGGGAAACATCATGGGTCAAGCACCGTCTTGATGGTATCACAAGAGACGTTGGAGAGTTTGATACATTCTCAGAGATCAGTGatgaaggaaataaagaaaatatggcACTTTCTCTGGATTTAATCCTTCCTGATGACTTGTTGGAGCGAATCTTGGCCTATCTCCCCATTGCCAGCATTTTCAGGGCAGGTTGTGTATGCAAAAAATGGAACGAGATAGTCAGTTCAAGAAGGTTTTTATGTAACAACTCCCACGTCTTACCACAAAAACCTTGGTATTTCATGTTTACAAGCTCCGATGAGCCAACTGGTTATGCCTATGATCCCATCCTTCGAAAATGGTACAGCATCGAACTTCCTTATATCAAGACATCCAATTGGTTTATTACTTCATCTTGTGGTTTAGTTTGCTTCATGGATAATGATAGCAGAAGCGAGCTTTATGTCTGTAACCCAATCACCAAATGCTGCAAGAGGCTTAAGGAGCCTTTCGGTTCAAAATTTTCTGATTACAGTGCGTTGGCAATAGCAGTGAACAGGATATCACACAACTACAATGTTTCATTTGTGAAATCTAAGCAAGTCCCGGGAAATTTCTTTCAGTGGGATCTCTCTATTCATATCTATGACTCCAAGACAATGATGTGGGAGACTCCTCTGACAGAGGTTCTA
The Diospyros lotus cultivar Yz01 chromosome 12, ASM1463336v1, whole genome shotgun sequence DNA segment above includes these coding regions:
- the LOC127814012 gene encoding F-box/kelch-repeat protein At3g61590-like, whose translation is MEGETSWVKHRLDGITRDVGEFDTFSEISDEGNKENMALSLDLILPDDLLERILAYLPIASIFRAGCVCKKWNEIVSSRRFLCNNSHVLPQKPWYFMFTSSDEPTGYAYDPILRKWYSIELPYIKTSNWFITSSCGLVCFMDNDSRSELYVCNPITKCCKRLKEPFGSKFSDYSALAIAVNRISHNYNVSFVKSKQVPGNFFQWDLSIHIYDSKTMMWETPLTEVLSGWRGGDESIICDGVLYFLVYSVGEGTPENRHSLIAYNLSSRSPYGLLTKSSIPVPCSLTCGRLMNLKEQLVMVGGIGKHDRPGIIKGIGIWVLNGKEWQGIARMPHKFFQGFGEFDDVFASCGTDDLIYIQSYGAPALLVFDMNQKQWKWSQKCPVKKRFPLHLFTGFCFEPRLDIAP